The following are encoded together in the bacterium genome:
- a CDS encoding glycosyltransferase family A protein, whose protein sequence is MTAQAAPLVSVIVPAYNAERFLGRAMRSALAQTYPHFELIVVDDGSTDRTADVIRSFPDARIRHLSQPNSGQGAARNH, encoded by the coding sequence GTGACGGCACAGGCGGCGCCCTTGGTTTCCGTAATCGTCCCCGCCTATAACGCTGAGCGCTTCCTTGGTCGCGCGATGCGGAGCGCGCTGGCCCAGACCTACCCTCACTTCGAGCTCATCGTGGTCGACGACGGGTCGACGGACAGGACGGCCGACGTGATCCGTTCGTTTCCAGACGCCCGCATCCGGCATCTTTCGCAGCCCAACAGCGGCCAGGGCGCCGCCCGGAACCATG